The Immundisolibacter sp. sequence CAAGCACGTGCGCATTTTTCCGCTGCCCCACCAGGAAGTCCTGAAAGATCTGGTGCCCGACCTGACGCATTTCTATGCCCAGTACGCGGCGCTCGAACCGTGGCTGAAGACCGAAACGCCACCCCCCGGCGGGCGTGAGCATTTGCAGTCGCGGGAGGACCGCAGCGAACTCGATGGGCATTACGAATGCATTTTGTGCGCCTGCTGCTCGACAGCGTGTCCATCGTACTGGTGGAATTCGGACCGCTTCTTCGGCCCGGCGTCACTTCTGGCGGCGCACCGCTGGATCATGGACAGCCGCGACGAGACCGTCGGCGAGCGGCTCGACCAACTGGAAGACCCGTTCCGGCTCTATCGCTGTCACACCATCATGAATTGCACCAGCGCCTGCCCCAAGGGTCTGAACCCGGCCAAGGCCATCGCCGACATCAAAAAGAAACTGCTGCAGCGGCACCTGTAGCTGTCGCAAGTCAGCCCGGCCGTCATGCCGCAAGCGGTTCCACGCACCCCGCTGGCCCGCTACCGCTGGGATGCCAGCCAGCCGGAGTTCGTGGCCGATCCGCTGCAGGAAGCGGCGGCAGCGCGGCTGGACCGGCTGCTGCAGCGCATCACGCATCCGCCTCGCCGGCCATGGCTGCGGCGTCTCACGCGCCGGCAGGCGCCATTGCCGTTGGCCGGTGCCTACCTGTGGGGTGGTGTCGGTCGGGGCAAGAGTTACCTGCTTGATCTTTTTTTCGATTGTGTCCCCGGCGAGCGTAAGCGACGTCTGCATTTCCACCAGTTCATGCAGGCGGTGCACGACGAGCGCCACCGCCTGGGCAATATAGCTGACCCCTTGCCGCGTATTGCCGCCGACTGGGCAGCGCAGGCGCAGGTGCTGTGTTTCGACGAGTTCCAGGTGCACGACGTGGCAGATGCCATGTTGCTTGGCACGCTCCTGCAAGAGTTACTGGATCGCGGTGTTTTGGTGGTGGCGACTTCCAACCGCGAGCCCGATGAGCTGTACCGGCACGGCCTGCAACGCGAGCGCTTTGTGCCCACCATTGCGCTGCTGAAAGAACGGCTCGACGTGATCGAGCTTAACGGTCCCACGGACTATCGCAGCCGGGCGCTGCACGACGTTCGCCGCTATCTGACACCGCTCGGACCGGTGGCGAGCGAGGGCATGGCGGCGGTGTACCGCCGGCTGGCGCCAGAGCACGACAAGCCAGGCCCGCTAACCGTCAATGGTCGTCAACTGACAGTCGTGCGCCGGGGCGGTGACGTGGTCTGGTTCGAGTTTTCCGCCCTGTGCCGCACGCCGCGCAGCGCCATGGACTACCTCGACATCGCGGCGCGATTTCATACCGTCCTGTTGTCGGATGTGCCAGTGCTGACGGCCGACGAGTACGACGTGGCGCACCGGTTTACCAACCTGGTGGACGTGTTCTATGACCAGGGCGTCAACCTCATCGTGTCCGCAGCGGCGGTGCCGGCCGAGCTTTACGCTGGCGATCGCATGGGCTTTGAGTTCCAGCGTACGGTCAGCCGACTGCTGCAGATGCAATCCGCGGATTGGCCAGGTGCGCGCCGAAGCAGTTGACGCAACGCCCGCCGTCGCGGTGCGGGCAATCGCGGGCGATGAGCGCCCGGCGCAGCTCGCGCAGCGGCTGCAGCTGTCGCTCACGTCACTGCCGCAGGCGGCCCGTTTGTTGTTCAGCTTCGGCCCGCAGGGTCTTGAACTGCAAGCGCCTGGCCGGCGGCTGAAGCCGCTGCGTGTGGATTTCACCGGCTCAGGTGTCGAGCGCGTCGGCAGTCAGCTGCTGCTGCGCGCGGCGCGCGTCAAGACCCGCCCGGCCCGGCTGCTGGACCTGACCGCCGGCCTGGGTGCTGACGCCTGGCGTTTGGCTCAGGCAGGTTTTATCGTCACTGCCATCGAACGCCAGCCGCTGGTGCATGCGCTGCTTGAGGATGCCCTGACGCGTGCACCGCGGCTGGCCGGTACCGGCAGTTTGCAGGCGGTCTGTGCCGACGCGCGGTCGGTGCTGGGCGACCTGGAGCAGAGCGCCTGGCCGGAGGTGGTCTACCTGGACCCGATGTTCCCGGAGCAGGGCCGCACCGCGCTGCCGCGGCGCGAGCTGCAACTGCTGCGCGAACTGACCGGCGACGATGACAACGGCGTTGAACTGGCGACGCTGGCCCGTATGCGCGCGACCCGTCGCGTGGTGGTCAAGCGCCCGCTGCACGCGCCGCCGCTGTTACCGTCCGTGGATGTGTGTCTTAAAGGTCGGGCCGTACGCTTTGATGTGTACCTGGTCGCCGCTGGCCCATGATGGGCCAGACCTAAGGCACGACCGCTTCAGCCTGACCCGCCAACCGGCCCGGTTGCCAGTGTTGCGTTGCCCACTGCAGCAGTGCGGTGGGCGCGGCGCCGTGCAGTTCGGCCGGCGGCGCGTGGCGCAGGGCCTGTAGTACCAGGCTGAGGTTGGCGCTGGCCCGTTTTGGGTCCAGGCCCGCCGCGCTGGTCTGTTTGCCCAGCTTGGCCCCATGCCGGTCCACCAGCAGTGGCAGATGGGCATAGCTTGGCGTCGGTAGGCCAAGGCAGCTGTGCAGGTAGATCTGCCTGGGCGTTGAACTGAGCAGGTCGATTCCGCGCACTACCTGGGTGATGCCCTGATACGCGTCGTCCACGACCACGGCCAGCTGGTAGGCGATCAGGCCATCGGCACGCTGCACCACAAAATCGCCAACCGCCTGTGGCAAGGTGTGGCGGTAGTCCCCTTGCACAGTATCGACCAGGCCGAATTCCTGGTCGGCTACCCGTACGCGCAGTGCACGCGGCGTGCGCCCGGTGCCGAGGCCATTGCGGCAGGTACCCGGATACACCGGCCCGTCCACCCCGGCGTGGGCGATGGTCGCAAGCTCGCGCCGGGTGCACGCGCACGGATAAACCAGGCCGCTGGCTTGCAGCTGCGCTATGGCGGCCCGGTAGGCCTCGCCGCGGCGGCTCTGGTATAGCGGTTCCTCGTCCCATTGCAGGCCATGCGCTTCCAGCGCCCGCAAGATGGCGTCGCCAGCACCTGGAGCGACCCGGGGCGGGTCCAGGTCCTCCATCCGCACGAGCCAGTGTCCACCGGCGCTGCGCGCGGTCAGATAGCTGCCAACCGCCGCCAGCAGCGAGCCGAGGTGTA is a genomic window containing:
- the zapE gene encoding cell division protein ZapE, producing the protein MPQAVPRTPLARYRWDASQPEFVADPLQEAAAARLDRLLQRITHPPRRPWLRRLTRRQAPLPLAGAYLWGGVGRGKSYLLDLFFDCVPGERKRRLHFHQFMQAVHDERHRLGNIADPLPRIAADWAAQAQVLCFDEFQVHDVADAMLLGTLLQELLDRGVLVVATSNREPDELYRHGLQRERFVPTIALLKERLDVIELNGPTDYRSRALHDVRRYLTPLGPVASEGMAAVYRRLAPEHDKPGPLTVNGRQLTVVRRGGDVVWFEFSALCRTPRSAMDYLDIAARFHTVLLSDVPVLTADEYDVAHRFTNLVDVFYDQGVNLIVSAAAVPAELYAGDRMGFEFQRTVSRLLQMQSADWPGARRSS
- a CDS encoding class I SAM-dependent methyltransferase, whose product is MRAEAVDATPAVAVRAIAGDERPAQLAQRLQLSLTSLPQAARLLFSFGPQGLELQAPGRRLKPLRVDFTGSGVERVGSQLLLRAARVKTRPARLLDLTAGLGADAWRLAQAGFIVTAIERQPLVHALLEDALTRAPRLAGTGSLQAVCADARSVLGDLEQSAWPEVVYLDPMFPEQGRTALPRRELQLLRELTGDDDNGVELATLARMRATRRVVVKRPLHAPPLLPSVDVCLKGRAVRFDVYLVAAGP
- the gluQRS gene encoding tRNA glutamyl-Q(34) synthetase GluQRS → MPDIRGRFAPSPSGPLHLGSLLAAVGSYLTARSAGGHWLVRMEDLDPPRVAPGAGDAILRALEAHGLQWDEEPLYQSRRGEAYRAAIAQLQASGLVYPCACTRRELATIAHAGVDGPVYPGTCRNGLGTGRTPRALRVRVADQEFGLVDTVQGDYRHTLPQAVGDFVVQRADGLIAYQLAVVVDDAYQGITQVVRGIDLLSSTPRQIYLHSCLGLPTPSYAHLPLLVDRHGAKLGKQTSAAGLDPKRASANLSLVLQALRHAPPAELHGAAPTALLQWATQHWQPGRLAGQAEAVVP
- a CDS encoding succinate dehydrogenase iron-sulfur subunit — its product is MAEKARVGRDLLTATSSAAPAAADTVVFEVYRYDPESDLAPHTQQYQVSPAECGPMVLDALLHIKNHQDGSLTFRRSCREGVCGSCAMNIDGVNTLACTKATEDCGGKHVRIFPLPHQEVLKDLVPDLTHFYAQYAALEPWLKTETPPPGGREHLQSREDRSELDGHYECILCACCSTACPSYWWNSDRFFGPASLLAAHRWIMDSRDETVGERLDQLEDPFRLYRCHTIMNCTSACPKGLNPAKAIADIKKKLLQRHL